GCGAAACCACGTAGCCGCCATCCGCTTCGGAGCCGATCCGTACGAGGTCGGGGCACCGTCGGTGCCGAAAGGCGGCCGGAAGGCTGGCGCGAACCCGGTCGCTGTCGTCGAAGGCCTGAGCGAGCGGCCGCTCCATCGGTCTGCCTCCCCCCGGCTTCCGAACGTCGCCTCCTTGTAGGCCCTAAACCGAAACCCGAAAAGCCTGGACGATCGTCCGCGCCTCCGACCGGGACCGCCGCATCCGCCCGGTTCGGCACCATTGAAACGATCCCGGGCAGCATTGCGTGGCGCGACGCACGGACGTCGTGGATCCGAACCACGGAAAAAGAAAGAGCCCGCGCAGGGCGGGCTCTCTCCTTGCATTCGTCGGAAGACGCTGGGGATCAGCGCTTCGAGAACTGGAACGAACGACGGGCCTTGGCCTTGCCGTACTTCTTGCGCTCGACGGTGCGCGAGTCGCGGGTCAGGAAGCCGCCCTTCTTGAGCACGCCGCGCAGCGCCGGCTCGTAGTAGGTCAGCGCCTTGGAGATGCCGTGACGCACCGCGCCGGCCTGGCCCGACAGACCGCCGCCTATGACCGTTGCGACGATGTCGTACTGGCCTTCGCGGTTGGCCGCGACGATCGGCTGGCGCAGGATCATCTGGAGCACCGGCCGGGCGAAATAGGCCTTGTACTCCTTGTCGTTGACGATGACCTTGCCGGTGCCCGGGCGGACCCAGACGCGGGCGATGGCGTCCTTGCGCTTGCCGGTCGCATAGGCGCGGCCCTGGGCGTCCAGCTTCTGGACGTGCACCGGGGCGGCCGGCTGAGCGGCGGAGACGCCGGTCGCGGTGCCGAGTTCGGCGAGGGAATTCAGATCAGCCATTGACCGGGGTCCTTACGTTCTTCTTGCTCATCGCGGCGACGTCGAGCGTCTCGGGCGTCTGAGCCTCGTGCGGATGGGCCGCGCCCGCATAGACGCGCAGGTTCTTCATCTGGCGACGGCCGAGCGGGCCGCGCGGGATCATGCGCTCGACGGCCTTCTCGAGCACGCGCTCGGGGAAACGGCCTTCCAGCAGGTCGCGCGCCGTGCGCTCCTTGACGCCGCCGGGGTGGCCGGTGTGCCAGTAATACACCTTGTCGGTGAACTTCTTGCCGGTCAGCACGACCTTGTCGGCATTGATGATGATGACGTTGTCGCCATCGTCGACGTGGGGCGTGAAGGTGGGCTTGTGCTTGCCGCGCAGGCGGTTGGCGACGATGGAGGCGAGGCGGCCGACGACGAGACCTTCGGCGTCGATCAGCACCCACTTCTTCGTCACCTCCGCAGGCTTCTGCGAAAAGGTTTTCATGGTGGTACTTTCCTGTCGAACCTTCCATCCCGAGCGGGCGGAAAGGCGTTTCTTGTTGCTTGCGTTGGGCGGCTGATCTGCCGGCCAACAGGAAGGCGGCGATACGAGATTGCCGCTTCGCCGCGCTCCATAAAGCAGGCTGTCGGCGTCGTCAAGCGGCCCTGCGCCGACATGGCGCAAAAAGACAAATGAAAACAGTTGCTTGCCGGAGTGGTATTATTTTACCGCATCGATGATGCCCGGTCTGTTGCATCTCCGTGTGGGCGCCGTGCTTGATGCGGCGCAACGGCGCCGAGGACCATCTGTCCGGAAAGGGGAAATCACCGGTCGCCGAGGAATGGCAATGGCGAACGCAAGGAAAGGATATGCTGCTGAATGTGACATATTTCACTTTAAAAAAATCCTCGGTGCGAGAGTTAAATATTTCACATTACCATAAAAAATAATTACATGAATGGAAAATGAATGCATTCTTCAGTCAGGATACAGGAACGGGTCGTTAGAACGGTCGCCATGGGGCAAGCAAACGACTGAAACAGAAACCTGAACCTGAAAGGAAACCATCATGACCATCCGCAACACCCTCGTCGCCGCCGCCGCCACCGCTCTCGTGCTGGCCGCAGGCTCCGCCAGCTTCGCCGGCAAGTTCGCCGCCATGCCCGCCTCGGGCGGCGGGGCGCAGATCAGCTGCTCGATCCCGAACAACGTCGTCTGCACCATCACCAGCGCCAAGGGCCTGAAGTCGGTGAAGATCCTGTCCAACACCCCGCAGGGCACCGTCGCCGTGGTCGACAAGACCTACCGTAGCTGCCCCAAGCAGGTGCAGGTGTCCTGGGACTCGGCCTACCAGTCGAGCGGCAACCAGATCGTCGAGTGCTCCTCGATGGGCTTCAAGGCCGCGAACTGACGCGTCGAACCGGTACCGACCGGAGGGCTCCGCGCCATGCGCGGGGCCCTTCCGGCGTTCGGTTCATTGTCCCCTTGCCGATGCTGCATCCCCGCCCGACATAGTCGGGAGACAGGGGAGAGAGCCAGATGGACGACAGCGAGGCGGTGACCGGCGGCTGTTTCTGCGGCCGCGTGCGCTACGAGGCGAAGGCCTATCCGCAGCGGGCATCCTACTGCCATTGCAGCTTCTGCCGCCGCACGTCCGGCGCGCCGGCCGAGGTCGCAGTCGAACTGGAGCCCGGGACGCTGCGCTGGACCGCGGCCGAGCCCCGGTACTTCCGAACCTCGCCTTTCGGCGAACGCGGCTTCTGCGGCGACTGCGGCTCGCGGCTGATCTGGCGTCTGGCCGACGGCAGCGGCGAGGATTATGCCAACGTGTCGGTGGGCAGTCTCGACCGGCCCGAACGGGTGAAGCCCGCCTTCCACCAGTGCGTCGAGAGCAGCCTGCCGTGGTACCGCATCGACGACGACCTGCCGCGCCTGAAGACCGAGGATCTTCCGCAGATCGTGGCCCTGCGCCGGGCCGCCGGGCTCGAATGATCCGCCCGCGCGGCCGGCCCGCGACCTACGGCTGCTTCTTCGGCGGGATGGAGTAGGTGCCGGTCGCGTGGGCGACCGTCAGGCGGTCCGGTCCGGCGACGATGTCGATGGCGAAGACCATCAGGCTGCGCCCAAGCTTGATGATGCGGCAATGGCCGTCGATCGGGCCGGGCTCGGCCTTGCGCACGAAGTTGATGTTGAGGTTGGTCGTCACCGACAGCGCGTCCGGGCCGGCATGGGTCAGCACGAGGACATAGCCGCCGATGTCGGCCAGCGTGAACAGGCACGGGCCCGAGACGGTACCGCCGGGTCGGACATGCCGCTCGCTGGCGTTGAGCCTGACCGTGCAGCCGCCCGGGAACACGTCGGTGGCGACGTAGTCGGCATAGTCGCCGTTGAGCTGCGGATAGACCGACACCATCAGCCGGTTGACCTCCTCGGCCGTCATCAGCGGCGTCGGACTTCTTTTCCCCGTTCCTGCGTCCATCGCCGTCCTCATCCCTTCGGCGCGTTGATCGGCCGGTTCTGCGTCCAGTCGAAGGTGCCGAGGTCGCGCTCGCGCACCGCCTGCTTCCAGCCCATCGCCTCGGCGCGGTGCTTGAAGTTCAGCCCCTCCGGCGAATGCCGGGTGATGCCGTCGAACAGGGTCGCGAACATCTGCGTCTGTTTCAAGCCCATCGCCTCGATCGCCTGGTTGACGACCAGCTTCTGCATCATCAGCTGGTTGACCGGCACGCCCGCCATGCGTTCTGCCAGCCGCTCCACCTCGGCGTCGAGATCCGCCGCCGGGACGGATTTCAGCACGAGGCCCATGGCCTCTGCCTCCTTGCCCTTCACCGTGTCGCCGGTGAACAGCATGCGCTTGGCCCGTTCCGGACCCAGCCTGTAGACCCACATGGCGGTGGTGGGGCAACCCCAGACGCGGATCGGCATGTAGCCGATCTCGGCCTCGTCGGCCATCACGATCATGTCGGAGCACA
The nucleotide sequence above comes from Aquibium microcysteis. Encoded proteins:
- a CDS encoding crotonase/enoyl-CoA hydratase family protein: MPRVLYEKDGRIARVTLNRPDVLNAIDDDLPVELADCVAQANADSGVHVIILSGAGRAFCAGYDLAYYAEQDSGAGNAMTQDMPWDPMKDYAFMMRNTDLFMSLWRSHRPVIAKVHGFAVAGGSDIALCSDMIVMADEAEIGYMPIRVWGCPTTAMWVYRLGPERAKRMLFTGDTVKGKEAEAMGLVLKSVPAADLDAEVERLAERMAGVPVNQLMMQKLVVNQAIEAMGLKQTQMFATLFDGITRHSPEGLNFKHRAEAMGWKQAVRERDLGTFDWTQNRPINAPKG
- a CDS encoding PaaI family thioesterase, with the translated sequence MTAEEVNRLMVSVYPQLNGDYADYVATDVFPGGCTVRLNASERHVRPGGTVSGPCLFTLADIGGYVLVLTHAGPDALSVTTNLNINFVRKAEPGPIDGHCRIIKLGRSLMVFAIDIVAGPDRLTVAHATGTYSIPPKKQP
- the rplM gene encoding 50S ribosomal protein L13; protein product: MKTFSQKPAEVTKKWVLIDAEGLVVGRLASIVANRLRGKHKPTFTPHVDDGDNVIIINADKVVLTGKKFTDKVYYWHTGHPGGVKERTARDLLEGRFPERVLEKAVERMIPRGPLGRRQMKNLRVYAGAAHPHEAQTPETLDVAAMSKKNVRTPVNG
- the rpsI gene encoding 30S ribosomal protein S9 gives rise to the protein MADLNSLAELGTATGVSAAQPAAPVHVQKLDAQGRAYATGKRKDAIARVWVRPGTGKVIVNDKEYKAYFARPVLQMILRQPIVAANREGQYDIVATVIGGGLSGQAGAVRHGISKALTYYEPALRGVLKKGGFLTRDSRTVERKKYGKAKARRSFQFSKR
- a CDS encoding GFA family protein, encoding MDDSEAVTGGCFCGRVRYEAKAYPQRASYCHCSFCRRTSGAPAEVAVELEPGTLRWTAAEPRYFRTSPFGERGFCGDCGSRLIWRLADGSGEDYANVSVGSLDRPERVKPAFHQCVESSLPWYRIDDDLPRLKTEDLPQIVALRRAAGLE